Proteins encoded together in one Thalassotalea crassostreae window:
- a CDS encoding sugar kinase encodes MSNIIVMGECMIEFGRAANTNSPDKSELYKKSFAGDVFNTGIYIKRCIKDQAKVKFLTAIGNDENSNELLAMMSQESLDTSLVFRSSSAQMGLYLINVDAEGERSFSYWRNASAAKQVMSFVDDNTYAKSANTDLFFLSGISIAILSAKDREKLWQFMSNLKANGSRIVFDPNYRPALWDSIDETKDAYDRAFKLADIALPGVDDHMALYNASCPEDVASQLEQYNIAEIVIKNGSKGMLISELGKRSYIDVEPVKHVVDTTSAGDAFNGGYLSARLSGKHAIQAAKFAAKVSACVIQHKGAIVDNDAFNQQLLDYPM; translated from the coding sequence ATGAGTAACATCATCGTAATGGGCGAATGCATGATTGAATTCGGCCGTGCAGCCAACACTAATAGTCCAGACAAATCAGAATTGTATAAAAAGAGCTTTGCTGGCGATGTATTTAATACCGGTATTTACATAAAACGCTGTATCAAAGATCAGGCTAAGGTAAAATTTTTAACAGCAATTGGCAATGATGAAAACAGTAATGAATTGTTAGCTATGATGTCACAAGAATCCCTTGATACTAGTTTAGTTTTTCGTTCATCTAGTGCGCAAATGGGCCTATATTTGATTAACGTCGACGCAGAAGGCGAACGCAGCTTTAGCTATTGGCGTAACGCCTCAGCGGCAAAGCAAGTGATGAGCTTTGTAGATGACAACACCTACGCAAAAAGCGCCAACACTGACTTGTTTTTCTTATCTGGAATTTCAATTGCTATTTTGTCGGCTAAAGATAGAGAAAAGCTGTGGCAGTTTATGAGTAACTTAAAGGCAAATGGCAGCAGAATTGTCTTTGATCCGAACTACCGCCCTGCTCTTTGGGATAGTATTGATGAAACTAAAGATGCTTACGATAGAGCATTTAAACTTGCCGATATTGCGTTGCCTGGTGTTGATGACCATATGGCGCTTTATAATGCTAGCTGCCCAGAAGATGTAGCAAGTCAATTAGAACAATATAACATTGCTGAAATCGTCATTAAAAATGGTTCAAAAGGTATGTTAATTAGCGAATTAGGCAAACGCAGTTACATCGACGTTGAACCGGTAAAGCATGTTGTTGATACCACGTCAGCTGGAGATGCGTTTAACGGTGGTTATTTAAGTGCAAGACTATCAGGTAAGCATGCCATACAAGCAGCTAAGTTTGCTGCTAAAGTGTCAGCTTGTGTGATTCAGCATAAAGGCGCTATTGTTGATAATGACGCATTTAATCAGCAATTACTTGATTACCCAATGTAG
- the eda gene encoding bifunctional 4-hydroxy-2-oxoglutarate aldolase/2-dehydro-3-deoxy-phosphogluconate aldolase — MLKPSFSQLVKNSPILPVLHMESTDDAINVSRALYNGGITSAEIVLRSDVAFDCITAVSEQVPEMNVGVGTLTTPQQVKDAVNAGAKFLVSPSFTKTLSTAMLDTGLPMLPGVVTPSEITQALELGINEVKFFPAQQYGGASTIKALSSVFSNVKFCPTGGVGPHNVAEYFAVKSIFAVGGSWMVPKDLIAIKDWQGITQLSTQAINLISKLDKCA; from the coding sequence ATGTTAAAGCCAAGTTTTTCACAATTAGTAAAGAACAGCCCTATTCTTCCGGTATTGCACATGGAGAGTACGGATGATGCGATCAACGTTAGTCGAGCACTATACAATGGCGGTATAACCAGTGCTGAAATTGTATTACGTTCAGACGTTGCTTTTGACTGTATCACAGCAGTAAGTGAGCAAGTGCCCGAAATGAATGTGGGCGTAGGTACATTAACGACACCTCAGCAAGTTAAGGATGCAGTAAATGCTGGTGCTAAATTTTTAGTGAGTCCTTCGTTTACTAAAACCTTAAGCACTGCAATGTTGGATACTGGTTTACCGATGCTGCCAGGTGTTGTTACACCGTCTGAAATTACCCAAGCACTTGAATTAGGGATCAATGAAGTAAAGTTCTTCCCTGCGCAACAGTACGGTGGTGCAAGTACAATCAAAGCATTGTCGAGCGTATTTAGTAATGTAAAATTTTGCCCTACCGGCGGTGTAGGGCCTCATAACGTTGCAGAATACTTTGCAGTTAAAAGTATCTTTGCTGTCGGCGGCTCTTGGATGGTACCAAAAGATCTTATCGCTATAAAAGATTGGCAAGGGATCACGCAATTAAGTACGCAAGCGATTAACTTAATCAGTAAACTGGATAAATGTGCATGA